A window of the Henckelia pumila isolate YLH828 chromosome 3, ASM3356847v2, whole genome shotgun sequence genome harbors these coding sequences:
- the LOC140889225 gene encoding uncharacterized protein, with product MIEKSRSEWTNEDKNKANLDNVAKYIMYKTLEKTTFSKIKICNTAKEIWEKLIQLCEGNEQTKENKLLVAVQKFESIKMKTGESMSDFEEIFSNLVNELNALGKEYNNREISLKVMRALAKE from the coding sequence ATGATTGAGAAAAGCAGAAGCGAATGGACAAATGAAGACAAGAACAAGGCAAATCTGGACAATGTCGCAAAATATATTATGTACAAAACGCTGGAAAAGACTACATTCAGCAAAATAAAGATTTGTAACACGGCCAAAGAAATCTGGGAGAAGTTGATCCAACTCTGTGAAGGGAATGAGCAAACTAAGGAGAACAAACTTTTAGTAGCTGTTCAAAAGTtcgaaagcattaaaatgaagaCTGGTGAATCCATGAGCGACTTTGAAGAAATATTTAGCAACCTGGTTAATGAACTCAATGCTCTTGGAAAGGAATACAACAATCGGGAGATATCTCTCAAAGTGATGCGAGCACTGGCAAAGGAATGA